In one window of Corallococcus macrosporus DNA:
- the fusA gene encoding elongation factor G, protein MAREFPLERYRNIGIMAHIDAGKTTTTERILFYTGAIHKMGEVHEGTTTTDWMVQERERGITITSAAISAFWERMGQRYRVNIIDTPGHVDFTIEVERSLRVLDGAIAVFDAVNGVEPQSETVWRQADRYKVPRICFINKMDRVGADFEMSVGTIKEKLGARPVRMQLPLGSEDKLKGVIDLVRMKALVFQDAEQGSRFDVADIPADYQEAAAAARGELLEAAAEQDDALTEKFLNGDELTEEEVRGAIRKGCVGLKLFPVFCGSAFRHKGVQPLLDAVVDYLPSPLEIPPIHGKTPKGEDAIRETRDDAPFSALAFKIMNDPSFSSQTLTFLRVYSGKLEAGTAVWNSVKGKRERVSRLVQMRADKKDELTECYAGDICAVVGLKLATTGDTLCDDKQPIVLERMEFPEPVIDIAIEPKSTADQDKIILALQRLAMEDPSFRVRTNEETGQTLIAGMGELHLEIIVDRLLREFKVDANIGKPQVAYRETVTATKEAEGKYIRQTGGKGQYGHINLRVSPNEPGKGFEFVSTITGGAVSKEFVDAARDGAKEAMQNGPVAGYPMVDVKVEAYDGSMHDVDSSEMAFKIAGSLAFKDAVRAASPVLLEPIMATEVVTPEAAMGDVIGDLNGRRGKILGMTPRPGGVQAIQAEVPLAAMFGYSTDLRSKSQGRATYTMQFKHYAPAPKSALNPSY, encoded by the coding sequence ATGGCCCGTGAGTTCCCCCTCGAGCGCTACCGCAACATCGGCATCATGGCGCACATCGATGCCGGCAAGACGACCACCACCGAGCGGATCCTGTTCTACACAGGCGCCATCCACAAGATGGGCGAGGTGCACGAAGGCACCACCACCACGGACTGGATGGTCCAGGAGCGCGAGCGCGGCATCACCATCACCTCCGCGGCCATCAGCGCCTTCTGGGAGCGGATGGGCCAGCGCTACCGCGTGAACATCATCGACACGCCGGGCCACGTGGACTTCACCATCGAGGTGGAGCGCTCGCTGCGCGTGCTCGACGGCGCCATCGCCGTGTTCGACGCGGTGAACGGTGTCGAGCCGCAGTCGGAGACGGTGTGGCGCCAGGCGGACCGCTACAAGGTCCCGCGCATCTGCTTCATCAACAAGATGGACCGCGTGGGCGCGGACTTCGAGATGTCCGTCGGCACCATCAAGGAGAAGCTCGGCGCGCGCCCCGTGCGCATGCAGCTTCCCCTGGGCAGCGAGGACAAGCTCAAGGGCGTCATCGACCTGGTGCGCATGAAGGCGCTGGTGTTCCAGGACGCGGAGCAGGGCAGCCGCTTCGACGTCGCGGACATTCCGGCGGACTACCAGGAGGCCGCCGCCGCCGCGCGCGGCGAGCTGCTGGAGGCCGCGGCCGAGCAGGACGACGCGCTCACGGAGAAGTTCCTCAACGGCGACGAGCTGACCGAGGAGGAAGTGCGCGGCGCCATCCGCAAGGGCTGCGTGGGGCTGAAGCTGTTCCCGGTCTTCTGCGGCTCGGCGTTCCGCCACAAGGGCGTGCAGCCACTCCTGGACGCGGTGGTGGACTACCTGCCCAGCCCGCTGGAGATCCCGCCGATCCACGGCAAGACGCCCAAGGGCGAGGACGCCATCCGCGAAACGCGCGACGACGCGCCCTTCAGTGCGCTGGCGTTCAAGATCATGAACGACCCGTCCTTCTCGTCGCAGACGCTGACGTTCCTGCGCGTCTACTCCGGGAAGCTGGAGGCGGGCACGGCGGTGTGGAACTCCGTGAAGGGCAAGCGCGAGCGCGTCAGCCGGCTCGTGCAGATGCGCGCGGACAAGAAGGACGAGCTGACGGAGTGCTACGCCGGCGACATCTGCGCGGTGGTGGGCCTGAAGCTCGCGACCACGGGCGATACGCTCTGTGACGACAAGCAGCCCATCGTCCTGGAGCGGATGGAGTTCCCCGAGCCGGTCATCGACATCGCCATCGAGCCGAAGTCCACCGCGGACCAGGACAAGATCATCCTGGCCCTGCAACGGCTGGCCATGGAGGACCCGTCCTTCCGCGTGCGCACCAACGAGGAGACGGGCCAGACGCTCATCGCCGGCATGGGCGAGCTGCACCTGGAGATCATCGTCGACCGCCTCCTGCGCGAGTTCAAGGTGGACGCGAACATCGGCAAGCCGCAGGTGGCCTACCGCGAGACGGTGACGGCGACGAAGGAGGCGGAGGGCAAGTACATCCGCCAGACGGGCGGCAAGGGGCAGTACGGCCACATCAACCTGCGCGTGTCCCCGAACGAGCCCGGCAAGGGCTTCGAGTTCGTCAGCACCATCACCGGCGGTGCCGTGTCCAAGGAGTTCGTGGACGCCGCGCGCGACGGCGCGAAGGAGGCCATGCAGAACGGTCCCGTCGCGGGCTACCCCATGGTGGACGTGAAGGTGGAGGCCTACGACGGCTCCATGCACGACGTGGACTCGTCGGAGATGGCGTTCAAGATCGCCGGCTCGCTGGCCTTCAAGGACGCGGTCCGCGCGGCGAGCCCGGTCCTCCTGGAGCCCATCATGGCCACGGAGGTCGTCACCCCGGAGGCCGCCATGGGCGACGTCATCGGTGACCTGAACGGCCGGCGCGGGAAGATCCTGGGCATGACGCCACGGCCTGGCGGCGTGCAGGCCATCCAGGCGGAGGTGCCCCTGGCCGCCATGTTCGGGTACTCGACCGACCTGCGCAGCAAGAGCCAGGGAAGGGCGACCTACACCATGCAGTTCAAGCACTACGCACCGGCGCCGAAGTCAGCGCTCAACCCGAGCTACTGA
- the tuf gene encoding elongation factor Tu, with the protein MSKEKFDRSLPHVNIGTIGHVDHGKTSLTAAITKVLAKTGGATFLAYDQIDKAPEERERGITISTAHVEYKTKNRHYAHVDCPGHADYVKNMITGAAQMDGAILVVSAADGPMPQTREHILLARQVGVPYIVVFLNKVDLLDDPELRELVEMEVRDLLKKYEFPGDTIPIVPGSAVKALEGDTSDIGEPAILKLMEAVDSYIPTPQRATDKPFLMPVEDVFSIAGRGTVATGRVERGVIKVGEEVEVVGLRATQKTVVTGVEMFRKLLDEGRAGDNIGALVRGLKREDMERGQVLAKPGSITPHTKFKAQIYVLSKEEGGRHTPFFKGYRPQFYFRTTDVTGTVKLPDNVEMVMPGDNIAIEVELITPVAMEKELRFAVREGGRTVGAGVVAEIIA; encoded by the coding sequence ATGTCCAAGGAAAAGTTCGATCGCAGCCTGCCCCACGTGAACATCGGAACGATTGGGCACGTGGACCACGGCAAGACGTCGCTGACGGCGGCCATCACGAAGGTGCTGGCGAAGACGGGCGGCGCCACGTTCCTGGCGTACGACCAGATTGACAAGGCGCCGGAAGAGCGTGAGCGCGGCATCACCATCTCCACGGCGCACGTGGAGTACAAGACGAAGAACCGCCACTACGCGCACGTCGACTGCCCGGGGCACGCCGACTACGTGAAGAACATGATTACCGGCGCGGCGCAGATGGACGGCGCCATCCTGGTGGTGTCGGCGGCGGACGGCCCGATGCCCCAGACGCGCGAGCACATCCTCCTGGCCCGCCAGGTCGGCGTGCCCTACATCGTGGTCTTCCTGAACAAGGTGGACCTGCTGGACGACCCGGAGCTGCGTGAGCTCGTCGAGATGGAGGTGCGTGACCTCCTGAAGAAGTACGAGTTCCCCGGCGACACCATCCCCATCGTCCCCGGCTCCGCGGTGAAGGCGCTGGAGGGTGACACCAGCGACATCGGCGAGCCGGCCATCCTGAAGCTGATGGAGGCGGTGGACAGCTACATCCCGACGCCGCAGCGCGCGACGGACAAGCCCTTCCTGATGCCGGTGGAAGACGTCTTCTCCATCGCCGGCCGTGGCACCGTGGCGACGGGCCGCGTGGAGCGCGGTGTCATCAAGGTGGGCGAGGAAGTGGAAGTCGTGGGCCTCCGCGCGACGCAGAAGACGGTGGTGACGGGCGTGGAGATGTTCCGCAAGCTGCTGGACGAGGGCCGCGCGGGCGACAACATCGGCGCGCTGGTCCGTGGCCTCAAGCGCGAGGACATGGAGCGCGGCCAGGTGCTGGCGAAGCCGGGCAGCATCACGCCGCACACGAAGTTCAAGGCGCAGATTTACGTGCTGTCGAAGGAAGAGGGCGGCCGTCACACCCCGTTCTTCAAGGGGTACCGTCCGCAGTTCTACTTCCGCACCACGGACGTGACGGGCACGGTGAAGCTGCCGGACAACGTCGAGATGGTCATGCCGGGCGACAACATCGCCATCGAGGTGGAGCTCATCACCCCGGTCGCGATGGAGAAGGAGCTCCGGTTCGCGGTTCGTGAAGGCGGCCGCACGGTGGGCGCGGGCGTCGTGGCGGAAATCATCGCGTAG
- the rpsJ gene encoding 30S ribosomal protein S10 has protein sequence MATQKIRIRLKAYDSKLLDQSAGEIVETAKRTGAKVAGPIPLPTRINKFTVLRSPHVDKKSREQFEIRTHKRLLDILEPTQQTLDALMKLDLSAGVDVEIKS, from the coding sequence ATGGCGACACAGAAGATCCGCATCCGGCTGAAGGCGTACGACTCGAAGCTCCTGGACCAGAGTGCTGGGGAGATCGTCGAGACGGCCAAGCGCACGGGCGCCAAGGTGGCCGGTCCGATCCCCCTGCCGACGCGCATCAACAAGTTCACCGTGTTGCGTTCGCCGCACGTGGACAAGAAGAGCCGCGAGCAGTTCGAGATCCGCACGCACAAGCGCCTGCTCGATATCCTCGAGCCGACCCAGCAGACGCTGGACGCGCTGATGAAGCTGGATCTGTCTGCCGGCGTTGACGTCGAGATCAAGTCCTAG
- the rplD gene encoding 50S ribosomal protein L4 — protein MAKFDVVDLDLKKVSEIELSDEIFGAEPNTHLFYEVAKMQQINRRRGTVGVKNTSLVSGGGKKPWKQKGTGRARQGSIRASHWVGGGKAMAPKARDYFYRPPRKVRRGALRAVLSLRAREKQLIILDGFKLDAPKSKQAFEVLTRRLKLQNALVIDERGNTNLHRSVRNLAKFDVLPPEGLNLESVLKHSHIVLTSAAAKALEGSLS, from the coding sequence ATGGCGAAGTTTGACGTAGTCGACCTGGATTTGAAGAAGGTGTCGGAGATCGAGCTCTCCGACGAGATCTTCGGCGCCGAGCCGAACACCCACCTGTTCTACGAGGTGGCGAAGATGCAGCAGATCAACCGGCGCCGCGGCACGGTCGGGGTGAAGAACACCTCGCTGGTCAGCGGCGGCGGCAAGAAGCCCTGGAAGCAGAAGGGCACCGGTCGTGCCCGCCAGGGTTCGATCCGCGCTTCCCACTGGGTGGGCGGCGGCAAGGCGATGGCCCCCAAGGCCCGTGACTACTTCTACCGGCCGCCCCGCAAGGTCCGCCGCGGTGCCCTGCGCGCCGTGCTGTCCCTGCGTGCCCGGGAGAAGCAGCTCATCATCCTGGACGGCTTCAAGCTGGATGCCCCGAAGTCGAAGCAGGCCTTCGAGGTGCTCACGCGCCGTCTGAAGCTCCAGAACGCGCTGGTCATCGACGAGCGTGGCAACACCAACCTGCACCGCAGCGTGCGCAACCTGGCGAAGTTCGACGTGCTGCCGCCCGAGGGTCTGAACCTCGAGTCCGTGCTCAAGCACTCGCACATCGTCCTGACTTCCGCCGCCGCGAAGGCGCTCGAGGGGTCCCTGTCATGA
- a CDS encoding 50S ribosomal protein L23: MNLNDVIKGPLITEKLDKAREKFRQYSFIVDRKATKHDVSRAVQSLFKVTVEGVRTNIVRGKTKRVGKSIGQRPNFKKAVVTLKEGDKIELFEGGAV, encoded by the coding sequence ATGAACCTGAACGACGTCATCAAGGGCCCGCTCATCACGGAGAAGCTGGACAAGGCCCGGGAGAAGTTCCGCCAGTACTCGTTCATCGTGGACCGCAAGGCCACGAAGCACGACGTGTCCCGCGCGGTCCAGTCCCTGTTCAAGGTCACGGTGGAGGGTGTTCGCACCAACATCGTGCGTGGCAAGACGAAGCGGGTGGGCAAGAGCATCGGCCAGCGCCCCAACTTCAAGAAGGCGGTCGTCACCCTGAAGGAGGGTGACAAGATCGAACTCTTCGAAGGGGGAGCGGTCTGA
- the rplB gene encoding 50S ribosomal protein L2 yields MGIKKYKPTSAARRLMTVSDFADITKDSPEKSLTEPIKRSGGRNVHGHITRRHQGGGHKRRYRVIDFKRRDKDGVPAKVVAVEYDPNRTANIALLHYADGDKRYILAPVGLSVGDTVFAGSAADIRPGNSLPLQNIPVGTVIHNVELKPGRGAQVIRSAGTSGQLMAKEERYAQVRMPSGAVRKVLIECRATVGQVGNIEHEIIRIGKAGKSRWLGIRPTVRGLAMNPVDHPHGGGEGKSGQGNPHPVSPWGKKTKGLTTRTNKRTDKFIVSGRRQGARSQ; encoded by the coding sequence ATGGGCATCAAGAAGTACAAGCCGACAAGCGCCGCCCGCCGTCTGATGACGGTGTCCGACTTCGCGGACATCACCAAGGACTCGCCGGAGAAGTCTCTCACCGAGCCCATCAAGCGCTCTGGTGGCCGCAACGTCCACGGTCACATCACCCGCCGCCACCAGGGTGGTGGTCACAAGCGCCGCTACCGCGTCATCGACTTCAAGCGTCGTGACAAGGACGGCGTGCCGGCCAAGGTCGTCGCGGTGGAGTACGACCCGAACCGCACCGCCAACATCGCCCTCCTGCACTACGCGGACGGCGACAAGCGCTACATCCTGGCCCCCGTGGGCCTGAGCGTGGGCGACACCGTGTTCGCCGGCTCCGCCGCCGACATCCGGCCGGGCAACAGCCTGCCGCTGCAGAACATCCCGGTGGGTACGGTCATCCACAACGTGGAGCTGAAGCCGGGCCGTGGCGCCCAGGTCATCCGCTCCGCGGGCACCTCCGGCCAGTTGATGGCGAAGGAGGAGCGCTACGCCCAGGTCCGTATGCCCTCGGGCGCCGTGCGCAAGGTGCTCATCGAGTGCCGCGCCACCGTCGGCCAGGTGGGCAACATCGAGCACGAAATCATCCGCATCGGCAAGGCGGGCAAGAGCCGCTGGCTGGGCATCCGGCCCACCGTCCGCGGTCTGGCGATGAACCCTGTCGACCACCCGCACGGCGGTGGTGAAGGTAAGTCCGGCCAGGGTAACCCGCACCCGGTGTCTCCGTGGGGCAAGAAGACCAAGGGCCTCACCACGCGCACCAACAAGCGCACCGACAAGTTCATCGTGAGCGGCCGCCGCCAGGGCGCGCGCAGCCAGTAA
- the rpsS gene encoding 30S ribosomal protein S19: MARSIKKGPFVDDHLLKKIEGMIAANKKAVVKTWSRRSTILPEFVGHTFAVHNGKKFIPVFVTENMVGHKLGEFAPTRTFGGHSAEKKVAKAPGK, encoded by the coding sequence ATGGCTCGTTCGATCAAGAAGGGTCCGTTCGTTGACGATCACCTCCTCAAGAAGATCGAGGGGATGATCGCGGCGAACAAGAAGGCGGTCGTCAAGACCTGGTCCCGGCGCTCCACGATTCTCCCTGAGTTCGTGGGTCACACCTTCGCCGTGCACAACGGCAAGAAGTTCATTCCGGTGTTCGTGACGGAGAACATGGTGGGCCACAAGCTCGGCGAGTTCGCTCCCACGCGCACCTTCGGCGGGCACTCGGCGGAGAAGAAGGTCGCCAAGGCCCCGGGCAAGTAG
- the rplV gene encoding 50S ribosomal protein L22, protein MESTAHLRHLRMSPRKLSLVAALIRGKPVEAALNILKFTPRAAARPVEKLIKSAVANATDLSKGQVDVDTLYVKTISVDQAATQRRFMPRAMGRATPIQKKSAHVHVVLAEAKK, encoded by the coding sequence ATGGAGTCGACTGCACATCTGCGTCACCTGCGCATGAGCCCGCGCAAGCTGTCCCTCGTCGCGGCGCTCATCCGGGGCAAGCCTGTTGAGGCCGCCCTGAACATCCTGAAGTTCACCCCGCGCGCCGCCGCGCGGCCGGTGGAGAAGCTCATCAAGAGCGCCGTCGCCAACGCGACGGACCTGTCCAAGGGTCAGGTCGACGTGGATACGCTCTACGTCAAGACCATCTCCGTGGACCAGGCCGCCACCCAGCGCCGGTTCATGCCGCGCGCCATGGGTCGCGCGACGCCCATCCAGAAGAAGTCTGCCCACGTCCACGTCGTGCTGGCCGAGGCCAAGAAGTAG
- the rpsC gene encoding 30S ribosomal protein S3 has protein sequence MGQKVHPIGFRLGVIKTWDSKWFEHKNYAQWLHEDIRIREFVKKSLNHAGVSKVEIERAANKVKVNVHTARPGIVIGKRGAGIETVKKDLQQFTKNEVFLNIVEVRKAETDAQLVAENIATQLERRIAFRRAMKKALQTAMKFGAKGIRVACSGRLGGAEMARYEWYREGRVPLHTLRADIDFGFAEAKTTYGKIGCKVWICKGEVLPGKGGQAPQATNR, from the coding sequence TTGGGACAGAAAGTACATCCGATCGGGTTCCGGCTCGGCGTCATCAAGACCTGGGACTCCAAGTGGTTCGAGCACAAGAACTACGCCCAGTGGCTCCACGAGGACATCCGCATCCGCGAGTTCGTGAAGAAGTCGCTGAACCATGCGGGCGTGTCCAAGGTGGAGATTGAGCGCGCCGCCAACAAGGTGAAGGTCAACGTCCACACCGCGCGTCCGGGCATCGTCATCGGCAAGCGCGGCGCTGGCATCGAGACCGTCAAGAAGGACCTGCAGCAGTTCACCAAGAACGAGGTCTTCCTGAACATCGTCGAGGTCCGCAAGGCCGAGACCGACGCGCAGCTCGTGGCGGAGAACATCGCCACGCAGCTCGAGCGCCGCATCGCCTTCCGCCGCGCCATGAAGAAGGCGCTGCAGACCGCGATGAAGTTCGGGGCCAAGGGCATCCGCGTGGCCTGCTCGGGCCGCCTGGGTGGCGCCGAGATGGCCCGCTACGAGTGGTACCGCGAGGGCCGCGTGCCCCTGCACACCCTCCGCGCGGACATCGACTTCGGCTTCGCCGAGGCCAAGACGACCTACGGCAAGATTGGCTGCAAGGTCTGGATCTGCAAGGGCGAGGTCCTCCCCGGCAAGGGCGGCCAGGCCCCCCAGGCCACCAACCGGTAA
- the rplP gene encoding 50S ribosomal protein L16 translates to MLQPARTKYRKMQKGRMFGSAHRGSDLTYGEFGLVSLQPGWITSRQIEAARIAMTRHVKRGGKIWIRIFPDKPITKKPAETRMGTGKGGVEYYVAVVKPGRVLYEMEGMTQEIATGALKLAQAKLPVLTKIVRRSELSL, encoded by the coding sequence ATGCTTCAGCCTGCTCGAACCAAGTACCGCAAGATGCAGAAGGGCCGCATGTTCGGCTCGGCCCACCGCGGCAGCGACCTCACCTATGGTGAGTTCGGCCTGGTGAGCCTCCAGCCGGGATGGATCACCTCGCGGCAGATCGAGGCGGCCCGTATCGCGATGACCCGCCACGTGAAGCGCGGCGGCAAGATCTGGATCCGGATTTTCCCGGACAAGCCCATCACGAAGAAGCCCGCCGAAACCCGTATGGGTACCGGTAAGGGTGGCGTGGAGTACTACGTCGCGGTCGTCAAGCCGGGACGCGTGCTCTACGAGATGGAGGGCATGACGCAGGAGATCGCCACCGGTGCGCTGAAGCTGGCGCAGGCGAAGCTGCCGGTGCTCACCAAGATCGTGCGCCGCAGCGAGCTCTCGCTGTAG
- the rpmC gene encoding 50S ribosomal protein L29 has translation MATAKELKDLSTDDLQNRAKELRDTLVQDRLKRRTGSLDSPAEGVQHRRDLARILTVLGQKARAAKAG, from the coding sequence ATGGCGACTGCCAAGGAACTGAAGGACCTGTCGACGGACGACCTGCAGAACCGCGCGAAGGAACTGCGCGACACGCTGGTCCAGGATCGGCTCAAGCGTCGGACCGGCTCGCTGGACAGCCCCGCTGAGGGCGTGCAGCACCGCCGTGATCTGGCCCGCATCCTCACCGTCCTGGGCCAGAAGGCCCGGGCCGCGAAGGCGGGGTAG
- the rpsQ gene encoding 30S ribosomal protein S17: protein MRTNMAEATETPAAETSTRGRPKTRVGIVTSNKMQKTVVVTVQRRAPHPKYGKIMSLREKYKAHVEDHDYPKKVTINEGDRVRIAETKPASKDKRWRVVEVLEKSKNV, encoded by the coding sequence GTGAGAACCAACATGGCTGAAGCGACCGAAACGCCCGCTGCCGAGACCTCCACCCGGGGTCGTCCCAAGACCCGCGTGGGCATCGTCACCTCCAACAAGATGCAGAAGACGGTGGTCGTCACCGTCCAGCGTCGCGCTCCCCACCCGAAGTACGGGAAGATCATGAGCCTGCGCGAGAAGTACAAGGCGCACGTCGAGGATCACGACTACCCGAAGAAGGTCACCATCAACGAGGGTGACCGGGTGCGCATCGCCGAGACCAAGCCCGCTTCGAAGGACAAGCGTTGGCGCGTGGTCGAGGTGTTGGAGAAGAGCAAGAACGTCTAG
- the rplN gene encoding 50S ribosomal protein L14 yields MIQMQSVLDVADNSGAKKVFCIKVLGGSKRKYASIGDVIVVSIREALPNSKVKKGDVAKAVIVRTRREVGRADGSYIKFDGNSAVLINKDLEPIGTRIFGPVARELRARKFMKIISLAPEVL; encoded by the coding sequence ATGATTCAGATGCAGAGTGTGCTCGATGTGGCCGACAACTCGGGCGCCAAGAAGGTGTTTTGCATCAAGGTTCTCGGCGGCTCCAAGCGCAAGTACGCCTCCATCGGCGACGTGATTGTCGTGTCGATCCGCGAGGCCCTGCCCAACTCCAAGGTGAAGAAGGGTGACGTCGCGAAGGCCGTCATCGTCCGCACCCGTCGCGAGGTGGGTCGTGCGGATGGCAGCTACATCAAGTTCGACGGCAACTCGGCGGTCCTCATCAACAAGGACCTGGAGCCCATCGGGACGCGCATCTTTGGGCCGGTCGCCCGTGAGCTGCGTGCCCGCAAGTTCATGAAGATCATCTCGCTGGCGCCCGAGGTCCTCTAA
- the rplX gene encoding 50S ribosomal protein L24, giving the protein MQKLKVGDTIQVISGSERSEKTPATKRGKVLKVDREAGRVTVEGLRLVKRHMRKSPQSPEGGIIEKPGTIALSNVQVVCAKCDKPTRVGIRKEGETSKRFCKQCDALID; this is encoded by the coding sequence ATGCAGAAGCTGAAAGTCGGTGACACCATCCAGGTCATCTCCGGGTCTGAGCGCTCGGAGAAGACGCCGGCGACCAAGCGCGGCAAGGTGCTGAAGGTTGACCGGGAGGCGGGCCGCGTGACGGTCGAGGGCCTGCGCCTGGTCAAGCGCCACATGCGCAAGTCGCCGCAGTCCCCCGAGGGCGGCATCATCGAGAAGCCGGGCACCATCGCGCTCTCGAACGTCCAGGTGGTCTGCGCCAAGTGCGACAAGCCGACCCGCGTCGGCATCCGCAAGGAGGGGGAGACCTCCAAGCGGTTCTGCAAGCAGTGTGACGCCCTGATTGACTAG
- the rplE gene encoding 50S ribosomal protein L5: MADEKKADSKEKKSKKRGKEEAKKVGFAANIEEGLKARSARLKDRFRSEGVPALMKELGLKNPMEVPRLEKIVVNMGLGEALANNKILESAVDQLAAITGQKPVVTRARKSIANFKLRQGQAIGAAVTLRGDRMFEFMDRLITVALPRVRDFKGVSPKAFDGKGNYTLGVREQIIFPEINYDQIEKVKGLNISFVTTAPNDEQGLALMRHFGMPFRQ, from the coding sequence ATGGCTGACGAGAAGAAGGCCGACTCGAAGGAAAAGAAGAGCAAGAAGCGCGGCAAGGAAGAAGCCAAGAAGGTCGGCTTCGCCGCGAACATCGAGGAGGGCCTGAAGGCCCGCTCGGCGCGCCTCAAGGACCGCTTCCGTTCGGAAGGCGTCCCGGCGCTGATGAAGGAGCTGGGGCTCAAGAACCCCATGGAAGTGCCGCGGCTGGAGAAGATCGTCGTCAACATGGGTCTGGGCGAGGCGCTCGCCAACAACAAGATCCTGGAGTCGGCGGTGGACCAGTTGGCCGCCATCACCGGTCAGAAGCCGGTCGTGACGCGCGCGCGCAAGTCCATCGCGAACTTCAAGCTGCGCCAGGGCCAGGCCATCGGTGCCGCCGTCACGCTGCGCGGCGACCGCATGTTCGAGTTCATGGACCGCCTCATCACCGTCGCGCTGCCGCGCGTGCGTGACTTCAAGGGCGTGTCCCCGAAGGCTTTTGACGGGAAGGGCAACTACACGCTCGGCGTGCGCGAGCAGATCATCTTCCCGGAAATCAACTACGATCAGATCGAGAAGGTGAAGGGGCTCAACATCAGCTTCGTCACCACCGCCCCGAACGACGAGCAGGGACTGGCGCTGATGCGTCACTTCGGCATGCCGTTCCGTCAGTAG
- a CDS encoding type Z 30S ribosomal protein S14 has protein sequence MAKLSKIAQAKRKLKFPVRQYNRCPLCGRPRAFLRKFKMCRICLRHRALRGEITGVTKSSW, from the coding sequence ATGGCCAAGCTCTCCAAGATTGCTCAGGCGAAGCGCAAGCTGAAGTTCCCCGTGCGTCAGTACAACCGCTGCCCGCTCTGCGGTCGTCCTCGCGCCTTCCTGCGCAAGTTCAAGATGTGCCGTATCTGCCTGCGTCACCGCGCCCTGCGCGGTGAGATCACCGGCGTCACCAAGTCGTCCTGGTAG
- the rpsH gene encoding 30S ribosomal protein S8, with translation MPVNDPVGDMLTRLRNASRARHDKVLIPHSKLKVEIVKVLKDEGYIGDFTIHEVAPQSEITVQLKYGPDRSPAITGIRRVSKPGLRRYVAVRDIQPVLGGMGISILSTSRGILVDTEARKQKVGGELLCTVY, from the coding sequence ATGCCGGTCAATGATCCCGTCGGCGACATGCTGACCCGTCTGCGCAACGCTTCGCGTGCGCGGCACGACAAGGTTCTCATTCCCCACTCGAAGCTCAAGGTGGAGATCGTCAAGGTCCTCAAGGACGAGGGCTACATCGGGGATTTCACCATCCACGAGGTCGCGCCGCAGAGCGAGATCACCGTCCAGCTGAAGTACGGCCCGGACCGCAGCCCGGCCATCACCGGCATCCGCCGCGTGTCGAAGCCCGGCCTGCGCCGCTACGTCGCGGTGCGCGACATCCAGCCGGTGCTCGGCGGCATGGGCATCTCCATCCTCTCCACCTCGCGCGGCATCCTGGTGGACACCGAGGCCCGGAAGCAGAAGGTCGGCGGCGAGCTGCTCTGCACGGTCTACTAG
- the rplF gene encoding 50S ribosomal protein L6, with the protein MSRIGKLAIKLGDKTKVNVANQQVNFDGPKGKLSVKLPAKVKVEVKDGQVTVQREDDSREARSLHGLTRTILANAAKGVSTGFERRLDIRGVGFRAEVKGKAIHFSLGYSHPVVFNLPEGVTAEVDKVSRTEDSLPTVGLTLRSADKEALGATAVNIRSLRPPEPYKGKGIKYSEERIRRKEGKTGTT; encoded by the coding sequence ATGAGTCGGATTGGAAAACTGGCGATCAAGCTTGGCGACAAGACGAAGGTCAACGTCGCCAACCAGCAGGTCAACTTTGACGGCCCCAAGGGCAAGCTGTCCGTCAAGCTCCCCGCCAAGGTGAAGGTGGAGGTGAAGGACGGCCAGGTGACGGTGCAGCGCGAGGACGACTCGCGCGAAGCCCGCAGCCTGCACGGCCTGACCCGGACCATCCTCGCCAACGCGGCGAAGGGTGTCTCCACGGGCTTCGAGCGGCGCCTGGACATCCGCGGCGTTGGTTTCCGCGCGGAAGTGAAGGGCAAGGCCATCCACTTCTCGCTCGGTTACTCCCACCCGGTGGTGTTCAACCTGCCGGAGGGCGTGACGGCGGAAGTCGACAAGGTCTCCCGCACCGAGGACAGCCTTCCCACGGTGGGGCTCACGCTCCGCTCGGCGGACAAGGAGGCCCTGGGCGCCACGGCGGTCAACATCCGCTCGCTGCGTCCGCCGGAGCCCTACAAGGGCAAGGGCATCAAGTACTCCGAGGAGCGCATCCGTCGCAAGGAGGGCAAGACCGGTACGACCTAG